A single Vicinamibacterales bacterium DNA region contains:
- a CDS encoding GatB/YqeY domain-containing protein, which produces MSLEQTLSTDIVTAMKAKDAMRLTPLRMLKTALTNKSIEKGRALEGAEELQVVSMLVKQRRDSIDQFTKGGRVDLADKEQAEIVVLEAYLPAAASDEEIAAAVAAAVAETGATTAKDMGKVMKAVMAALAGKTVDGKKVSDAVRQSLN; this is translated from the coding sequence ATGTCGTTAGAACAAACACTCAGCACCGATATCGTCACCGCGATGAAGGCGAAAGACGCCATGCGGCTCACGCCCCTGCGCATGCTGAAGACCGCGCTCACCAACAAGAGCATCGAGAAGGGGCGCGCCCTCGAGGGGGCCGAAGAACTGCAGGTCGTGTCGATGCTGGTGAAGCAGCGCCGCGACTCCATCGATCAGTTCACCAAGGGTGGGCGCGTGGACCTGGCCGACAAGGAACAGGCGGAGATCGTGGTGCTCGAAGCGTACCTGCCGGCCGCGGCCAGCGACGAGGAGATTGCCGCCGCGGTGGCGGCCGCGGTCGCCGAGACTGGCGCGACCACGGCCAAGGACATGGGCAAGGTGATGAAGGCGGTCATGGCCGCGCTGGCCGGAAAGACCGTGGACGGCAAAAAGGTCAGCGACGCGGTCCGCCAGTCCCTCAATTAG
- the murJ gene encoding murein biosynthesis integral membrane protein MurJ, producing the protein MPDSQPRLARSAGVFGLATITSRILGLVRDQVLAFYFGAGDAADAFRVASRIPNLVRDLFAEGAMSAAFVPTFTRQLTLHGRERAWSLANSVINALLLVTGVFVVAGIVFAEPLVRLFASEFSAVPGKLELTIHLTRIVLPFLSMVAVAAALMGMLNSLGHFFVPALSPAMFNVAVIIISLAFIPFAAALGVAEITIFAIATLVGGLGQLVIQWPPLRREGFRYRPQLDLHDEGLYRVLLLMGPGTIGMAATQINVLVNTVLATGEGTGAVSWLDFAFRLMYLPIGLFGVSIATAATPAVSRLVAEGNFPRIRSTLAHALSLMLLLNVPATLGLMVLARPIVAVIFERGEFTAADTAATAAALQLYAIGLVGYSIVRIVSPTFYALQKSRIPVMVSAGSVVINVALNVWLVRVMGYRGLALGTSITALLNASIQLALMRRELDGLEGSRIAAAMVRVMAASLAMAAAAWGSHELLTAWLPGHSLLVQVVRLGSSIGLALVTLAVAAQVLRIPEFGEARDMVLGRLKRMVG; encoded by the coding sequence ATGCCCGACTCCCAACCACGCCTGGCCCGGTCCGCCGGGGTCTTCGGGCTGGCCACCATCACGAGCCGAATTCTCGGATTGGTGCGGGATCAGGTCCTGGCCTTCTACTTCGGCGCCGGCGACGCGGCAGACGCCTTCCGCGTGGCGAGCCGCATCCCCAACCTCGTCCGTGACCTGTTTGCCGAAGGCGCGATGAGCGCGGCGTTTGTGCCGACCTTCACAAGGCAGCTCACCCTGCACGGGCGCGAACGCGCCTGGAGCCTCGCCAACTCGGTCATCAACGCCCTGCTCCTGGTCACCGGCGTGTTCGTGGTGGCCGGCATCGTCTTCGCCGAGCCGCTCGTCCGCCTGTTCGCCTCCGAGTTCAGCGCGGTGCCGGGCAAGCTCGAGTTGACGATCCACCTGACCCGGATCGTCCTGCCGTTCCTCTCGATGGTCGCGGTGGCCGCGGCGTTGATGGGCATGCTGAACTCGCTCGGCCATTTCTTCGTGCCGGCGCTGTCGCCGGCAATGTTCAACGTCGCGGTGATCATCATCTCCCTGGCGTTCATCCCGTTCGCGGCGGCGTTGGGCGTGGCCGAGATCACGATCTTCGCCATTGCCACCCTGGTGGGCGGGCTGGGGCAGCTGGTCATTCAATGGCCTCCGCTCCGCCGTGAAGGCTTTCGCTACCGGCCGCAACTCGATCTCCACGACGAAGGCCTGTATCGCGTGCTGTTGTTGATGGGACCCGGCACCATCGGCATGGCCGCCACGCAGATCAACGTGTTGGTGAACACGGTGCTGGCAACCGGCGAAGGCACCGGCGCGGTGTCGTGGCTCGATTTCGCGTTCCGCCTGATGTACCTGCCGATCGGGCTGTTCGGCGTGTCGATCGCCACGGCCGCCACGCCCGCGGTCTCGCGCCTGGTCGCTGAAGGCAACTTCCCCCGCATCCGGTCCACGCTGGCACATGCGCTCAGCCTCATGCTGCTCTTGAACGTCCCGGCCACGCTCGGCCTGATGGTGCTGGCCCGCCCCATCGTCGCCGTGATCTTCGAACGCGGAGAGTTCACGGCGGCCGACACCGCGGCCACCGCCGCGGCCCTGCAGCTCTACGCCATCGGCCTGGTCGGCTATTCGATCGTGCGCATCGTGTCGCCGACCTTCTACGCGCTGCAGAAGAGCCGCATCCCGGTGATGGTGAGCGCGGGGTCGGTCGTGATCAACGTGGCGCTCAACGTCTGGCTGGTGCGCGTCATGGGCTATCGCGGGCTGGCGCTCGGAACCTCGATCACGGCGCTGCTCAACGCCTCGATTCAGCTGGCGCTGATGCGGCGCGAGCTCGACGGCCTTGAAGGATCCCGCATTGCGGCCGCCATGGTGCGCGTGATGGCGGCGTCGCTGGCCATGGCGGCAGCCGCGTGGGGATCACACGAACTGCTCACGGCCTGGTTGCCCGGGCACTCCCTGCTCGTCCAGGTGGTCCGGCTGGGCTCCAGCATCGGCCTGGCGCTCGTGACGCTCGCGGTGGCGGCGCAGGTCTTGCGCATCCCCGAGTTCGGCGAGGCTCGTGACATGGTGCTGGGACGGTTGAAAAGGATGGTCGGGTGA
- a CDS encoding MFS transporter: MKDRGWLGLHTSIWKIASTHVVVDGYTNIYAPLLPLFIPHLNLSLATAGMLAMCFQLANSVSQLGFGALADRWRPRVLVIAGPLLAVIVLSFVGAARTPLMLGIILVVGGLGGAAFHPPAAALVYRMADHRKGLAMSAHLSGGALGFSAAPVLFAPFIAYMGLQWSPLIMIPGLIALSWTLRQVPPLTLPAAHERSTLASLRPAAVPLALLYFTIVLRTATSYGFMTFTPTLLTRQGFTIGEASTAVSLYLFASGIGGFIGGPLSDRIGPRRVIVWSLIAAVPFMAMAPRLPPIGFTAMLAIGGLLLQSTLPISVTFAQTFVNGGAATVSSLMMGFAWGMGSLAVPLIGAGADRFGIESTLSALAFLPLVAAALAAGLPSTGAAEEPAAAPAAPLP, translated from the coding sequence GTGAAGGATCGCGGCTGGCTCGGGCTCCATACATCGATTTGGAAGATCGCCTCGACGCACGTGGTGGTGGACGGCTACACCAATATCTACGCGCCCCTCCTGCCGCTGTTCATTCCTCACCTCAACCTGTCGCTGGCCACGGCCGGGATGCTGGCGATGTGTTTTCAGCTGGCGAACTCGGTGTCGCAACTGGGGTTCGGCGCGCTGGCCGATCGCTGGCGCCCGCGCGTGCTGGTGATCGCCGGGCCGCTGCTCGCGGTCATCGTGCTCAGCTTCGTCGGCGCGGCGCGCACGCCGCTCATGCTGGGTATCATCCTGGTCGTTGGCGGGTTGGGCGGGGCCGCATTCCATCCGCCGGCCGCGGCGCTGGTCTACCGCATGGCGGACCATCGCAAGGGCCTGGCGATGTCGGCGCACTTGTCCGGCGGGGCACTGGGCTTTTCCGCGGCGCCCGTGCTGTTTGCGCCGTTCATCGCCTACATGGGGCTGCAGTGGTCACCGCTGATCATGATCCCCGGGCTGATCGCGCTGTCGTGGACGCTGCGGCAGGTGCCACCCCTGACGCTGCCGGCCGCGCACGAGCGTTCCACGCTGGCCTCGCTGCGGCCGGCCGCCGTCCCGCTGGCGCTGCTCTACTTCACCATCGTGCTGCGAACGGCGACGTCGTACGGATTCATGACGTTCACGCCGACGCTGCTGACCCGCCAGGGCTTCACGATTGGCGAAGCCAGCACGGCGGTGTCGCTGTACCTGTTTGCGAGCGGGATTGGCGGATTCATCGGCGGCCCGTTGTCGGACCGCATCGGGCCGAGGCGCGTCATCGTGTGGTCGCTGATCGCGGCCGTGCCGTTCATGGCGATGGCGCCGCGGCTGCCGCCGATTGGCTTCACCGCCATGCTGGCGATTGGCGGCTTGCTGCTGCAGTCGACGCTCCCGATCAGCGTGACCTTCGCGCAGACGTTCGTGAACGGCGGCGCCGCCACGGTGTCGTCGCTGATGATGGGCTTTGCCTGGGGCATGGGCAGCCTGGCGGTGCCGCTGATCGGCGCCGGCGCCGACCGTTTCGGCATCGAGAGCACGCTGTCGGCGCTGGCCTTTCTGCCCCTGGTGGCCGCGGCGCTGGCGGCGGGCCTGCCCTCGACCGGGGCCGCGGAAGAGCCGGCGGCCGCGCCGGCCGCCCCGCTCCCGTAG